The proteins below are encoded in one region of Elgaria multicarinata webbii isolate HBS135686 ecotype San Diego chromosome 8, rElgMul1.1.pri, whole genome shotgun sequence:
- the RAP2B gene encoding ras-related protein Rap-2b produces the protein MREYKVVVLGSGGVGKSALTVQFVTGSFIEKYDPTIEDFYRKEIEVDSSPSVLEILDTAGTEQFASMRDLYIKNGQGFILVYSLVNQQSFQDIKPMRDQIIRVKRYEKVPMILVGNKVDLEGEREVSFGEGKALAEEWSCPFMETSAKNKASVDELFAEIVRQMNYASQPNGDDQCCSSCVIL, from the coding sequence ATGCGAGAATACAAAGTGGTCGTGCTGGGCTCGGGCGGGGTGGGCAAATCCGCGCTCACCGTCCAGTTCGTGACGGGCTCCTTCATCGAGAAGTACGACCCCACCATCGAGGACTTCTACCGCAAAGAGATCGAGGTGGATTCCTCGCCCTCGGTGCTGGAGATCTTGGACACGGCCGGCACCGAGCAGTTCGCCTCCATGCGGGACTTGTACATCAAGAACGGGCAGGGCTTCATCCTGGTCTACAGCCTGGTCAACCAGCAGAGCTTTCAGGACATCAAACCCATGAGGGACCAGATCATCCGGGTCAAGAGGTACGAGAAAGTGCCCATGATCCTCGTGGGTAACAAGGTGGACCTGGAAGGCGAGCGGGAGGTCTCGTTCGGGGAAGGCAAAGCCCTGGCGGAGGAGTGGAGCTGCCCCTTTATGGAAACTTCAGCCAAAAACAAAGCCTCGGTGGACGAACTCTTTGCCGAGATCGTCCGGCAGATGAACTACGCCTCGCAACCCAACGGGGACGATCAGTGCTGCTCTTCCTGCGTAATCCtctga